The Leptospira sp. WS60.C2 genome includes the window TGTGGAACACACCTTTCAGTTTTTATCCAAAATCCCTTGGACAAGGGAGCTCAAAATGGTCCCAAGCATCGCCCACGGACACCATGAGAAACTGAATGGATCTGGATATCCAAGAGGGCTTTCTGCTGTGGAAATCCCAATCCAGGCCAAAATGATGGCGATCGCCGATATTTTTGATGCACTCACTGACCAAGATAGGCCTTACAAAAAAGCAGTCCCGCTCGAACGAGCCTTTGATATTCTAAAAATGGAAGTGAGGGACCAACACATCGACGGTGACCTCTTAGACCTGTTTATCGAAAGTCGCGCCTACGAAAAAATTCAGCACAAACGATAGAAAACGCCTGAAAAAAAGTTCGTCTTTTTAGGCGTCTCCGAAACTCCTGTGTTTAAGCATTAGGAGGAGACATGAACCCAACTTTGAAAGGTCGCACAGTGATCATTACTGGTATTACAGATGCGTCTTCACTCGCACTCATCATTGCAAAAGAATGTAAAGATCAGGGTGCAAAACTCATTTGTACAGGACTTGGTAAAACACCCTTTCACAAAAACCTCTCAGAAAACAGTATCAAATTTTTGGACCGCACTTATACTGATTTTCAGAATACCGTTAAAGCTGAATTAGGTGAAGATGTTGTTACATTTCCCCTAGATGTCACCATCCAGGAAAGTATCGATGCATTTGCTGATTTTCTTCTTGAAAAAAAGGAAACGGTTCATTCATTATTACACTCCATTGCAATGGACAAAACCATTCGCCAAGGGAAAGTGAAACCGATCATGACTGTATCCAGAGATGAATTTATGGATGCCATGAATGTTTCTTCTTTCTCATTACTTGCTATCGTACAAAGTCTTTACAATCGTAATCTATTGGCTACTGGAGCATCAATTGTTGCTCTTAGTTATTTGGGTGCTGAAAAAGTTGTGATTCACCCATACAAAAACATTGGAGTTGCGAAAGCTGCTTTGGAACGCCTTGTAAAAGAAATGGCAATGGAGTTAGGAAAGGAAAAACAAATTCAAGTGAATGCAGTTCGATTCTCTCCTTACCGTGCAAGTAAAGCAGGTTCTGCCATTGAGGGATTGGAAGAAGCCGAAATCCACTGCCAAACTTCTTCCCCAC containing:
- a CDS encoding enoyl-ACP reductase; translated protein: MNPTLKGRTVIITGITDASSLALIIAKECKDQGAKLICTGLGKTPFHKNLSENSIKFLDRTYTDFQNTVKAELGEDVVTFPLDVTIQESIDAFADFLLEKKETVHSLLHSIAMDKTIRQGKVKPIMTVSRDEFMDAMNVSSFSLLAIVQSLYNRNLLATGASIVALSYLGAEKVVIHPYKNIGVAKAALERLVKEMAMELGKEKQIQVNAVRFSPYRASKAGSAIEGLEEAEIHCQTSSPLGNARAKDLAEEVCHLFRPSNRITGEIRHVDGGYHIRG